The DNA window tatttaaagcgCTGCTTGAGTTTCATTTTGCACGATAAGAACCGTTCTGAAAATGCTAACGAACTAACCCAtactttttcccatttcatttttgtgaTTTCAGTCTTTGATCTATGGACGCGATCGGGCTCAGGTACGTTATGTCACCTATCAGAACTACGATGAAGACGAATAAGCGAACAATTTAACTCCAACGCAATGTTGCCAAAAGAGCaaccaaaaatccaaaaaaaacgggtaataaaatcaagaaaaaaatCGAAGAACAGAAAGTAAACGTAACCACAACCAAAAATATCAGTAATATCATATGAAAATCCAATCCAAATCGTTATTCTTGTTCAATGTTTTACCCAAGTTGCACTATAGTGTTTATATAAGTACATATGCCAGTGATCATATCAAGAAGTAACCTCcccccaaaaacttttgcacatGTTAAAGTCGAGCACACAAATTTGTGAAGAAAGAGAAACTTGAGTGAAAACAGGGCTCCAAGATGAGCCAGAAGTTCGATGTGACGGGTAGGAAAGTAAAAGTAAGTGAGGATCCTAAGAACCCTACTACATATTGGAGGCAATTTAGTGGCCAAAGGTTTGGAAACtatcttattttttttggatattGGAAGTACAGATATGACATGCAGATAAAGCAGATGTGACTGTACGAATGAGCTTAATGAGCTTGTGAGAGTCCTTCCTCCGAAGACTCTACTCCCAGCAGGGAAGGTCTAATTGCCGATCCAACAAACACGGGCCCGCAATTGCAATGATTTAATGGAGGAATTCCAAGGAGCGAGGAACATATAGTAAACACCACACCTTACTTAGTTTGGAATATCATTTTGGGATTTAGTTTAGTTAGGAACATTTAAAAGTCAAATAACAGCGATGATACAACTAATTTTGGGGCTAGTCTAATATAGAGAAGTTAGGGGAGCATATGTGCGGCTTCTGGGACATCCTAACCCTATTTTCTAGAGATGATCTGTCCCAAAAATCACGCATATAATCCCCCAATTTCCCCTATATTATTACAAACGCATCAAACGCAGTTTATCCGCACACACGCTGATGTTAACCTGACAGGAATCTTGGCTTTCCTGACTGCTGCTCCTTTCCCGTGGCGCTGGTGAAGATGCTCTCATACGCACATGGTTCAGACTAAAGGCTAGATCCGTATCCCTGGATCGGGAAGTGGTTATCCTAATGGGCATATTATTCAGACACGTGACGCAGGTTTGGTTTCCATTCAGCTGTTTTTGCTCACTAACCCGGGCATTGGATGAACGCCTcatgctgcagttgctccgtCTCCCGGTAGTGGTCACTGTGACATGGACATTGCCATTTGAAGTTCCCGAACTACTGCGATCAAGATTTCTTGGGACGGTAGGCGAAGCACTACGCGGGGGATTGGAAACGGGTGTAAAACTACGACTGGAGCCGGGGTTTGACCTCCGATTTACAGAGGAAGAACGGGAGGTGGGAGTACACGGATCAGTCTGTGAAGGGGAGCTGCTATTGCGGGTAAGGATCGGCGGGGGAGTAAGTGAACGGGTTGCGGATGCGACACTTCTAGCATCCTGATTAACTCTAGTCTTCCGTCTTGCCTTCGATCTGGAAGGATTCTCCGTTGAAGTCGCCAATCTCCGAGACCTTCGAGACGTTAAGTCACAAAAGGCCATTCCGGGCAAACGATCATCGGAGGTCGTGGTGTACAAGTGCGAGGTCATTGGCACCGGCGGTGGGGGATTTATTGGCTCTTGACACAGTAGCTCCAGTTGCTCCCGACGCGCTTGCTCCTGGAGGGCACACAACCGTTCGATTTCTCTGTTCCGCTGACTTTCACGCTCCAGCTCCCGCAAGCGCTGCCTCTCGCGCTCCACTTCCAATTCTATGAGACGCTCCTCATCCCGCAGGCGCTCCAACTGGCGGAGCTGCTCACGATCTCGCTCCCGCTGGCGAGCACGCTCCCGCTCCTCCTGAAGCTCCCTCTCCTGCTCCAAGCGTCGGTCTTCCAGGAGTTGTCGATCCCGCTCGCGTTCTCGTTGCCGCGCCACTTCCCGTGCCTTTTCTCTCTGCCGGAGCTCCCATTCCGGACTCGTCCGCGGTTTCGTCTCGCTCACATTGAACTTGGACAGTCGCTTGTCGATGCCGAAGGTGCCGCTGGATCTGGGAGTACAGCGCACTGGCTGCGACTTAATCCTCACCTTATCCGTATTGTTCAGCAGATAGGCATCCGTTGCGATTTCGATGCTCACATTGTTGTCCATCTCGGATTGCGAATCCGCACTGCAGATATTGATGCTGATCCCGCAACCGCTTCTTCTGCTCTGCAGATGGGTGTTGGAGTTCCTGGAGAAGGTGGTGGTTGAAGTAGGAAGGGCACCGCCACCAGCTGATCGCAGGAGATTACTGCTACTCTGATACAAAGTCGTAATGCTCGGACCCCGTCTCATAGCCTCGTACCGACCACTTTGACAGCAGGTCCTGAGATGCGGGGAATCCGTGGCGGTGGGTGAACGCTTCGTCTGCGGAGCCACCGGTACACTTTGCCTATCCGGCGTTGGCACCGAAGATCCGAAGGACATATCCATTGATTCCTGCAGAAGTCGACGCCTATACGAGCTAGGGTGTGGACTCCTTTTTGCCGGAATGTACTCGGGATCCTGGCTGAATCTGGGATTTTGGTAGAAGGTCTGGAAGGAGGCCTTCTTCGGCAGTGCCGGCGGAGCTGTGGGCGGAGATCTTTGGTAGTTCTGGACCGGATAAAATGGCTTGTCGGCATAGCGAAAGTTGTAAGAGTGAATTTTGAAGGGGTCTCCATTGAAGACATCCATCGCCTGGCGACGCGAAGAATCTGGGACAAAAGAAGGCCCTGGGAATTAGTTTTGACAGTGTTTTGAACCTGGAACAGCAACTCACACGAAATACGATTCATTTGGAGCTGATAATTTTGGGTTTTCCAAGGTATGCGAGTTCGAAAATAGCGTGCcaatcatataaatatgtttttttttagaaaatattccAATGAGTCCAGATAGATAATTTTTTCATAGGTATAGAACCGAAAACCCAGGCAACTTTGGTTTTCGGTTCTGTCTATATAATTCTCGCTCCTGAAACCCattaaaactttttggcaaTACGGCGTAGAAATTGGACGGGATTAATGGTCATTACTCCACAGCGGAGAGCCGCCTTCCTTAagtaaatcaatttaatattacaagttgttaaagttaaataaagTATCTATATAATCATTAAATCGTGTAAAGTTGTTGCCCAcatagcacacacacaagttaTCTGACAAAAAAGGGAATATTTGATAGGATTTTGGTACCGAATGGTACGTGGAATATGAACAACATTCCATAGAAACTTAAAACAAGCAAAAGGTTCTATAAGCGTTCACAATTTTGAATAGAAGTGTTAGGTTGTGCTTAATGTTTATGTTCTCTAGTGAGGAACAAAGTCGCTAAATTGGGTGTTCCAAAAAGTTTAGATTTAGGACAAACCACTGATTGTAACTTCAACTCTTCCCACCCAAAGTTTTAGACTTTACCCCATAAGTATTACCGACTTTGTTGCCTCACTTGACCAGATCGTATTGGATCGTAAGGATATTGCCGCAAGGCACTTGAATGGCTGCAAGTGTCTTCAAGCGTTGTGATCACCATGTAAAATCCTCTTTAATAGTCAAAGTCCTGTTTATTGGGCCATGAAAATCATTATTTTGGACGCTTGTAATCCAAAAACTGTAATCGAAAGTATTGTAAAAAAAGATAGCTCTGTAATGGTCGAAAAAGGTTCAAGGAAGCCGACAAAATGTAGTTAATCGCAGGTATACAATGAGGTTATATTGACAAACTGTATATACGAATAGCTGAAATACTTGCTGATTATCATCGTTGTTCTATTGTTGTGAAAGATGAATTACTCAAATACTCGTAATATCCTAGATTCATTCATAGCACACCAGAAATTCTATGCTGTGTCCGTTACGACTTTTCACGCTTTGAAGAATTGCCGAATTCAATCATGCAACACGCGTTTTACAACTAAGGAACTCTTCAATGATTGCGTATTACAACAACCTTAGAAAAAGACATTGTACAGGGTATGCAACTCAAACGTACATATATGATATTTAGCAAAGTGTTTTGTTCGGTTTTCATAAAGTTGTTGTGTAAGTTTATGCTTTAGCCCCCCTTCTGGGGGCCCAGCATCCAATATAAACGTGTGAATTAGACAATATAGCTTCTAACTGAATAGTTCAGCATACTCAatacttacatatattatGCGTAATCAAGTCGTTATTGTTGCCTAACTATGTTCAAATGTTGCATAAGTGTTACGTAACTAACAATCCAAAAAAAGCTGGTATGGGgtcaaacaaacaacaatgcTAATGCAACTAACCAAAGCGTTTTGTGCACAGTATTCACATATTCAAAACTATCCTTAAATCGATATACTCGACGTTTACTGTATGTATTTGCTAGTTAAGATATAACCGCACACACATACTCTCTCTAAAAAGTTCGTATTCGAATGACCGTAAATAAAACCTATAGTTTAGCGCGAGCATATTAGTCAAAACAGTGTATCAAATATGTATAACAGTTCATATATATTAGCATATTCTAGCATATATTACCATAATTCAAGCTTCTAATtacgtatatgtatgtactatagTCCTTTAACGATTATCACATTTTTACTCAAACCTTGaaactacatacatatgtactcaTGTCATGCCATGCCATGTTTATAGGGTGAGAACCGGGAGAAACCAGaacacaaacatacatatatgctatTTATAAAGACCAATGGTGACCAAGTAGAATATATAACTATACTTAATAAAACTTCATACGAAACTAAATACCTACTATCAATACAATCAAGTATAATATGTATTACCTATACTGTAGTCATTCGACATATGTTTATTTCATAGAGATATTGCTACTAAGCTGATACCGATATTGAGAAACCAATCTAAATTGCGTTGAGTTTAATATACTCGCCCATCAATAAATTTgaaacaatgcaaatgcaaatgcaaaatacaaatatgtaaCTGAAGTTGTTGGTGAATAAACAAGCTACAAAACAATACCACGTCCTTTCATTTGTGTTTAATAGTCATCAAACTTTATTTAGTCTCTACATTATTTACATCCAATTCAAGGAAAAGTTTAAAACACAATTACAATGGTCGGCCAAAAGGCGTTTCCAAATAAAATGGACTTATATCTGAAATTTGCTATGTATGGTATATACATTTTGTGTTTTAAGCTATTTTAATAGTGTACACGTTACTTTAAGGTCAACTTTTAGAAAGCCAAATTAGAATATGGTTGAGAATAGGTCAAGAACTCTTTGAACTTATGAACTAATTCATGAGTGACTAAATTTGCAGTCCTAAGAAGTTGTTTTGGACTCATCCAGATGAGAGGTGTCGTCCTTTTTCTTGGCAAAAGTAATGATCTGGTTCAGACTTTCGCCCAGTTCCTCCATCACTTCGCGCTCCGTGTCCTCGACGGGCATATTCTGTTTCTCGTGCATCACAATCCGCGATATCATACACATGATGGTCGCCTCGATGACATCGTCCgtaaaatacatatttgcgCGATTCTCGTTTGATTGCTTGTTGCTAGCTTTGTCCTTTGGTAGACCCTTTGCTCCCATCAAGCCGTCCAAAGAGTCCATGTCCACGTCCGGACGGTCTTCCATGTTTCGACAACCTGATGAATGAGGTGATTTAGTTAGTTTGATCgtataaacaaaaaaccgtGTTACAAGTCTACTTACCAACGCATTTACATATGCTGGTGCAGGGAATCTTTGCCTCATAGCACTCACAATAATTCTTGAGACAGCCTGATCTTTTGCAGTTGCAGCCTTTGTTATGCAATCGCATGTCACCTGAATTGGGTGCTGTAATTTTGGGTCTGTTTAAAAAGAAAGGGTGTAGATATGGGATTAACATCTTTTGAACACGTTTTAACATCATAAGCTTTTCCGTCAAAATAAACTTACTTAAAGGCACTGGGGTTGCGATCAAGGCAACTGCGAATAGCACGCTCCCGCTCCACCTCGTAGTCCAGATTGTTGAAGCAATCCTTGCAGGTACAATCCTGGCAAAACTCGCCGTTTGCGAAGCAATCGCAATAAAGCTTTAGACACTGCGacttgctgcagttgcaatgCTTTCGCCGCGATGTCATTCCGCCCAACGCGTCGACAGCCGCTGCTGCCCCGGTTGCTGGGGGTTTTAGGATGTCGAAGAGCGGCTTGGCGGGAGCGTTGGCCTTTAGCCCCGTAGGTAGTGTCGGCAGCTTTGGCTCGACTTTGGTTGGCGCATTTTGCTCGGtaggcagctgctgctgcctaATCCTTTGTTTAGCCTGCGCTTGAAGTTGCTGGTGCTTTGACTGCTGCGGGGTACTTATCTGCTTTAAACGATGCTGTTGCGAGGAAATGGATAGCGGGCGTCGCAACTTGTTGTCCACATATCCAGTGTATCCCCGTCGCATGGCACTCGTCGATGATTGCGGCACACCGGAATTACAGATCATGTACTTGACCCCGTTAGTTCCCGTCGATTGAACAAAGTTGTAGATTTTCTTTGGAGTGTTGGGACTTGTGCTGCTTGACACTACACGCTGCACGTTCGCTGGCCGATTAACTAGTTTCTGAACTGGCTGGGAAGCCTTTTGTGATCCTTGCTGCATGGTAATGACGTAACGCGGCTTTTTGGCCTCAGGACCCGCATCGCTGCTGTCACTGGCATCACTGCTGGCCGAGGCCAATTGCTTTAGCTGCATATTGAGATCGGTAAGCCGGTGTTTGCGTGGCGACTCCTGGCTGCCACTGGCAGTGGCGCTGCTGCTCGCCGCACTCACTGGTTTTGAGGCGTTGGTGCTGGCGCCCAGCGCACGCTGTAAAGATGGAAATGGAgttagaaaaaaataaatattcaccAACACACAGTTACCAACCTTTGGGACCAACGTCTGCATGGAAGGCAGCGGCACAATGCTGCCGCCCATTGTACGCATTACAATCTTGTTGGTGCTGCCCATGGCAATGTTTGCCTTCGATGCGGCTacagctggagctgctgctgcagatgttgTAGTAGCTGTGGCAGGAGCGCTCTTAGCAGCTGGAGACCGTACCACAGTGATCTTCTGAGTTTGCATCGTCTTCGGCACAGATGCTGTTGCACTTGTTGCGGGGGCACTCTTATTGTTGGTAAGGACACGTACATATTGTACTCCTCCCTTGCCAGGAAGCTGAATAGCATGCAATCCGCTCGAGGCGGAAGGTGTCTGTCCGCCCGTCGTGTGGGTGTTCGAACTGGTAGCCCCCGCATTTGGTGACAGCTTAATGATGTTCTTGCTCGATACAAGAATCTGTTTGCCGCCACTTTGAACCAACATCTTGCCCGGTGTTGTGGATGTACTGGCAACCGAGCCCGACGCTTGCTTTACAGGCGTTTCTGTTCTCACCACTACTTGGCCAACGGGCTTGCTAAGCACCACATTTCCCGTAGAGGGAGATAGTTTGACAGAACTAGCGGCGGATGCTCCTGGTGTGACTGTAGTTCCAGTTCCCTGTTTGGCATTCAGCAATAGCGAGGAACCAGCCTGATTGATCTTAATGATTTTGCCATCGGCAGTGCGGACTACCTGAATTTTAGCGGGCTGTGCCAGagatgaggatgcggatgtggatgccgGCGTGCTGGATAATGGCGCCTTCGCACTGCTTCCGGCCAGCGGTTGGATGCCCTTCAGGGTGATGGCTGTGGCGGGAACCGGGGTACTTGCTTTGGCAGGAACCGCCGCCTTGACCAGACCCGTGCTAGCCAAGGTCACACCCTTAGAAAGCACTGCCTTCTGGATGCCAGAAGGCGCCACGAGCCGTCGTATTCCTCCGCTTGGTGACCCCGCCACCGCAGTGCCGCTTTGCGTTCCAGGCACAGACTTCTGGACAAAGATTACTTGGCCATCTTTTGTCTTAATCTGGGTCAGGTTGCTTAGGGTTTTGGTTATGGTGCCCGGTGTGGATTTGGTGGCTATGGTTGTGCTGCCGATCTTTAGGGTATTACTGGGTACTGGTTTAAATTTGTTCAGTATCTTTACGTCCGTAACTTGTGCATTGGCCGGAGGTGTGCCTCCAGCAGTCACCACCTTAATGGCGTGCGACTTTAAAACGGTTACTCCGGACGGGTTTAACCTCTTGTCCTCCAGTATGTTGACCACGTTCTTCTTGAACTGGGGCGTGTTCAGGGAATCGTTGGCCGGATCAGCGAGCTCATCACCACCGCCATCATCTTCCTCCGAGTCCAGGGCATCGATTTCCATGTGTTGGGAACTTTTCTCCGACGTTGGTTCCAAAAAGTCTTCAAAACTCAACTCCGGCAATGGTTCTGTGTCATCTAGAGAATCTGCGAATGCAATTAGTTATTAATTACTTTGCAACAAACGTTTATGGTGCTTGAATCTACCGGACAAGTACTCTACGCGGTAGGTACTcatttttgtcaattttcaaatcaatttcaaaatgTTCTTTATCATCAGCTGCACTCAAGGCGGTTGCAACAGTGTTGTATAATGTCATAGTCATGCTATTATCGGGCTTGTTTGATTTATCGGATCTATTTCGATATCGAAGGAGTCTACTGCCGATGCCGATATCCTAGAACGATAAGTTGTCGATGTCAGGCGCctacatttaatatttctatATTCTGATAacttcatttaattattttaaatgccaGCTAACAACATTAAAACAAAACtgtaattttaaattcaatatactaatattccaaatttaaaactttgttGTCCGTTggtgtttgtttatattttactcGACTGTGATTGAAGCGCCAACAACTTATacaatatgcataaaaatcgCTTAAgaatatgattttatttaatgacTGACGGCGTTCCGGTGATCTACTTCTTAGCCGCCACCTTCTTCTCGCGCGCCTTCTTGCCCTCCGTCAGTTCGGATCGCTGCGATTCAGTCAGAGGGGGCAAAGTGCTGGTAACGACACCAGTTCCCAGGGTCAGGTTTCCGTCGCGCAGCGTGAAGCGCTGTCCCTGCTCCAGGACCATTGGCCGGATGAGGCGCAGTATGAGCTTAGTGTCTTCGCCGGGCATGACCATTTCCTTGTCGGGAATCTGCACCTGCACGGCGCAATCCCATGTGCGGGAGAACATCTGCAGTTGGATGAAGGACATGAAGGGCTTTGTGCGGCCGCCTTCATCCTTGGACAGGATGTACACCTGGGCTTCCAGCTGATCGAGGGCCTTAACACTGCCGGGTTTGCACATGACCATGCCGCGCTTAATGTCATCTCGCTTTACGCCGCGCACCAGAGCTCCCAGCTGATCGCCGGCTTGCGCCTCCTCTAGAATCTGGTGGAACATCTCTACGCCCGTCACCGTCGACTTGAGCACCTTGTTATAGCCCACGAACTCGCACTCCATGCCCTTCTTGACCACTCCGCGCTCCAGGCGGCCAGTGACGACGGTTCCGCGTCCGGGAATCGAGTACACATTCTCAACAGGCAGCAAGAAAGGTTTGTCCAGCTCGCGCACAGGCGTGGGGATGAAGCTATCTACCTCCTGCAACAGTTTCAGGATCGCCTCCTTGCCAATTTCGGGGCTCTTGTCCTCGAGAGCGCACAGCGCCGAGCCCTTGACCACAGGAATCTTGTCGCCATCATAGCCCATCTCAGTGAGCAGCTCCCGGATCTCCATCTCAACCAAGTCGACCATTTCCTCATCGGCGGCGTCCACCTTGTTGATGAACACCACAATGTGGTCAATGCCAATCTGCTTGGCGAGCAGCATGTGCTCACGGGTCTGGGGCATAGCGCCATCGGTGGCGGCCACAACGAGAATGGCTCCATCCATCTGGGCAGTGCCGGTGATCATGTTCTTGATATAATCCGCATGTCCAGGACAATCTGTGTGGCCGTAATGGCGGGTCTCCGTCTGGTACTCCACGTGGGCTACATTGATGGTGATGCCACGAGCCTTCTCCTCGGGCGCATTGTCAATTTCATTGTACTTCTTGCTCTCGGCCAGCTGCTTGTCGGCCAGAACCTTGGTGATGGCCGCCGTGAGAGTGGTCTTGCCGTGATCCACATGGCCAATGGTGCCCACATTGCAATGGGGCTTGGTGCGCTCGAATACCTTCTTCTCGTTGGCGTACTGGCGAAGGTACTGCTGCATGTTGCCGGTCCTGGGCGCAGCAAGTAGTCCGTTTCTCTGCCAGTCCTTGCAGGCAGTGGAGGAGGCAGTGGCACCCGCCATACGCAGCAATCTGGCGGAGCTCATGGCGCGCCGGCTGCAGCGCAGGGCCAATGACATGGATGCGGTGGACCGGCAGACGGCGGCGGCAAATGCATGTGACATGGTTCTGGGCTTCCTATTGGTGCTTCTAACTGGAGATGTGGATTAGGATCTGCGCTATGTGGCGGATAGGTCCTGCTGCACTTACGAGTGTAGATTTAACAGTCCTGGCAGGGGGTAAAATGCCTTTTCACAGGTCGAAGAAAATCTTACGGCTCGAAATTGCGTAAACCCTGAAATGTGCTGTGCTCCAGAGCTGCCACCTCGTGTAGGTTGTTCGATAGGCCACCCACATATCGATAGGTaacattaattttaaacaaaacccctttataatgaaaaaataattattaggTATTACACTAGTTTTAAAAAGGTTActacattaaatatttaatttgaagtgaaataatatatttgttCACTGCTACTTTTGCATAAGAAAATACAAAGGGGTGGCAGCCTCATGTTGACGTTATTATTTTGTGCGCGTTTTTTTCCACCCATTAAACATCCAACTCGACCACTCATCAAGCCTTATAAAATGTACCAAAACCTAAAATAACTTGCTAATGTGATTAAAGAACTTGTCAATGCACAAATTGTACGCTTGCATAGTTTTTACACGGTAAAAACATTTGCCCCCAAGACTGTACCCCACTAAAAACACCAACACAAACAAGCACATGTCTATATGTGTAACAAGCTTTCTGGCAACGCCGCGCCCTGGGTCGTTCCCAGATCGTTAAAAGCACTTTTTCGTTTCGTCAGCAGAGTGCAAAAACTTACGAAAAATCTAAATTCAGACCCATTGCCAGATATAGGCATATCGAAATGCAATATGTGCACAATAGTCCGCTTGTCGGTCGCGGGGCAGAGGGGTAAATAAGCGAAGGGGAAGCCACAAATCGATGGGAACAATTTGCGCGCCAGCGAACGGCCCAACTGCCATGGCGAGTACACGCTGTACCAGAGgttgaaaattcaatttgaaatacGAAATGATTAGATCCTCACCCAAATTTCCGCCACTGGTGTCCATGTTTGGTCGTTATTGCGTATCCTGTGCCGTTGGGTGTCGGGAGTTGTGTGTTGGACCCTGTTTTGAATGCAGTGCGCGGTGATTgcaggcaaaacaaaaagaaaatctgCACACTGAGAAATGTGAATGAGTTGAACTCAAAGGGCGTCGCGGGCGAACGAAACGGTCGAGAGGTGGTTAGTCACTGCGGTGAGATGCGCTTCGCGATATCACTGCTATTTGCACTTTCATTTGGCGGCCTTATCAGCGCGTATTTACAATCAATTGCAACAgcaaattcaaaattcaatttaaattgccgTCGAGTGGACTTCCATTACATTTATGAATCAGAGTGGGACCGTAGCGCAACCGTTAAATTATACCGCCATACTTACTCAGATATACTGACATTTTCTTAGGAAATACTCGAAAATACCTCAAAAACATACCACAATAATACATAGCAATGAAGGTTTATGACTTGAATAAAATGTTAGCAAATACCCATACCACAACTAAGAATTTATTtagaaaactttaaaaatgatGAGAAAATGAAGTATATCAATTTTTGAAACATAAAAATTTGGAAATGTATGCATTCCAAAAAGTTTCACTCTTTTCAAAACTGTTATAATggttaaaatataaaatatgtatatatatctgtaaATTCTTAAAAGCTGAGGCGCGTACAATATTTTAAGTCAATactgtaattaaatttctagcCCCTttccataaaaataattcgtTATCggtgaattcaattttttattttaaataagaaaacatttaaaatttatttattcttctCTCATTTATTTCTTCAACTAAGTTTACGatatatttaagttaatgtagataatcaaaaataaaataatattccaTTTTCACAAAACACTAACGACGAATATTTAAAACGCCAATAGTAAATTTTAACATCTTAAACAATTAACACCTAATGGCATccgcaataaaatattaagataaAAGTATAAACAATTCTACATCGGAATACGACTCTCCACGGACAACACTACATAAACTCGGAGGAGGGACGCAGATTCACACGCCGGTTGCGCAACGTGTACGTGCGAGGAGTTCCCCCATTCTCCTGACCCGTTCCGGGATTCTGCTCCAGGGATCTGCGTTCCGTGGATGCCTCCAGCGACATGTCTTCTTCGCAGTCCTCCAGTTTGTCGGCGCCCACCGTCTCGTCGTTGCTAATGTTGCCCTCTTCGTAGGTGAACTGGAATCGCCGTACGCTTTTCTTGGCGCTGAAGAGCACACCACGGTTCTGGCGTTTTGTGGTCCCGGGCGTCTTAAGGATGGAAGCTCGCGGCTTGGGAGGCGGCGTCTTGGCAGCGTTTTGCTCTGCGGCCGCGAGGATCGCTGATTTGAGGAGCGCATTTGGCGCAATCGACTGACGACCCTCGCCGGTGGACATGCGGAGCACTGTGCGGGCAGGCGAAAAAGATCTGCGATTGCGAACTACGATTACACGAGGCGAACTGTGTCGCGAGGACGTGGAGGGCTTGGCATC is part of the Drosophila yakuba strain Tai18E2 chromosome 2R, Prin_Dyak_Tai18E2_2.1, whole genome shotgun sequence genome and encodes:
- the LOC6529939 gene encoding elongation factor Tu, mitochondrial — its product is MSHAFAAAVCRSTASMSLALRCSRRAMSSARLLRMAGATASSTACKDWQRNGLLAAPRTGNMQQYLRQYANEKKVFERTKPHCNVGTIGHVDHGKTTLTAAITKVLADKQLAESKKYNEIDNAPEEKARGITINVAHVEYQTETRHYGHTDCPGHADYIKNMITGTAQMDGAILVVAATDGAMPQTREHMLLAKQIGIDHIVVFINKVDAADEEMVDLVEMEIRELLTEMGYDGDKIPVVKGSALCALEDKSPEIGKEAILKLLQEVDSFIPTPVRELDKPFLLPVENVYSIPGRGTVVTGRLERGVVKKGMECEFVGYNKVLKSTVTGVEMFHQILEEAQAGDQLGALVRGVKRDDIKRGMVMCKPGSVKALDQLEAQVYILSKDEGGRTKPFMSFIQLQMFSRTWDCAVQVQIPDKEMVMPGEDTKLILRLIRPMVLEQGQRFTLRDGNLTLGTGVVTSTLPPLTESQRSELTEGKKAREKKVAAKK